Proteins from a genomic interval of Lysobacter stagni:
- the rnd gene encoding ribonuclease D — MPVAWISAPADLSARFTTPPSRIGLDTEFIRERTYWPQLALVQIAVDNGTDDPDILLVDPLVAGMLPALASILSEPATLKIMHSPSEDLVAFMHACGVVPRPLFDTQLAAALAGVGGGLGYQKLVEQLTGIVLAKGETRSDWMRRPLSASQLEYAADDVRHLFELHDQLDQRLDMLGRREWLAEDAARTLHNAETESGERWPHLSMRSAQFLARDAQLRLLRLLRWRDAYARDNDRPRSWILDNELAVTLARNPPIDRAGLQRALDAHPKAPRKLGEAVWNALNTPLPDEASAPDATAAETRDKQRLRKLQDVVAARSAELGLPDGVLASRRWLEALMDQGEWPDALAGWRRKALEPGLAPLLAEPN, encoded by the coding sequence ATGCCCGTCGCCTGGATTTCCGCCCCCGCCGATCTGAGCGCCCGCTTCACAACGCCGCCGTCGCGCATCGGCCTGGACACGGAATTCATCCGCGAACGCACGTACTGGCCGCAGCTGGCGCTGGTGCAGATCGCCGTGGACAACGGCACGGACGACCCGGACATCCTGCTGGTCGATCCGCTGGTGGCGGGGATGCTGCCCGCGCTGGCGTCGATCCTCTCGGAGCCCGCCACGCTCAAGATCATGCACAGCCCGAGCGAGGATCTTGTGGCGTTCATGCATGCGTGTGGCGTGGTACCCCGGCCTCTGTTCGACACCCAGCTCGCTGCGGCGCTGGCCGGAGTGGGCGGCGGCCTGGGCTACCAGAAGCTGGTGGAACAGCTGACCGGCATCGTGCTGGCCAAGGGCGAGACGCGTTCGGACTGGATGCGTCGTCCGCTGTCGGCCTCGCAGCTGGAATACGCCGCCGACGACGTGCGCCACCTGTTCGAACTGCACGACCAGCTGGACCAGCGCCTGGACATGCTGGGCCGGCGCGAATGGCTAGCCGAGGACGCGGCTCGCACGCTGCACAATGCGGAGACCGAGTCGGGCGAACGTTGGCCGCACCTGTCGATGCGCAGCGCGCAGTTCCTCGCGCGTGACGCACAGCTGCGCCTGCTTCGGCTGTTGCGCTGGCGCGATGCCTACGCCCGCGACAACGACCGTCCGCGCAGCTGGATCCTCGACAACGAGCTGGCCGTCACTCTCGCGCGCAACCCGCCGATCGACCGCGCTGGCCTGCAGCGTGCGCTCGACGCGCATCCCAAGGCGCCCCGCAAGCTGGGCGAGGCCGTGTGGAACGCGTTGAACACGCCACTGCCGGACGAAGCCAGCGCGCCCGACGCCACCGCCGCCGAAACCCGAGACAAGCAGCGCCTGCGCAAACTGCAGGACGTCGTCGCCGCGCGCAGCGCCGAGCTGGGCCTGCCCGACGGCGTGCTCGCCTCGCGCCGCTGGCTGGAAGCGCTGATGGACCAGGGCGAATGGCCGGACGCCCTCGCCGGCTGGCGTCGCAAGGCGCTGGAGCCCGGCC
- a CDS encoding SUMF1/EgtB/PvdO family nonheme iron enzyme — protein MTLVAGGCSREPAAPANDAAARTPIVTISADQAVSPVPAWRVPPVAVTDANVDELKKTAALALREGRLFGGPDDAIPVYYALRRFDPEDAGANSGFDRALAKLLVRGDEALAELDRDPLSLRRAHEIAAVARAVAPAQLDVVDYLERLDRTDEAQEANRLGEEALNAGRLGVDATAGEALTYFHAALALRPGDMRARQGVAAVESALIRRAEVAADRDDYVGAQRELDIAARVRPSSATIDDARARVAMQRIARVNALRDAGLAALSREGGIDEARRQLGVLLRIAPTGDPATAELRERIDLATHYGLFRPGQVFTDAMQSGGRGPQLVVIPHGAFRMGSEENEGAESERPARNIRFERGLAMSRTEITVGEFRRFMQATKHRARATRRGYSTAYDERSGNLVRRGGVDWQSDYAGQPARDDLPVVHVSAKDAQAYTEWLSTQTGQRYRLASEAEFEYALRAGGRGRYPWGDGAPPARAGNFTGARDVSPSGRRWRNAFAGYGDGAWGPAPVGSFLPNAFGIHDLSGNVSEWVADCWHDTFRRAPRDGAAWLNPGCRSKVVRGGSWASSPEHTRSAWRQSNDANATSARVGFRVVREI, from the coding sequence ATGACGCTGGTGGCGGGCGGATGCTCGCGCGAGCCCGCCGCGCCCGCGAACGATGCCGCTGCGCGGACGCCCATTGTCACCATCAGCGCGGACCAGGCGGTGTCGCCGGTACCGGCGTGGCGCGTGCCGCCTGTCGCGGTCACCGACGCCAACGTCGACGAACTGAAGAAAACGGCGGCGCTTGCACTGCGCGAGGGTCGTCTGTTCGGCGGCCCGGACGATGCGATTCCCGTCTACTACGCGCTGCGTCGCTTCGATCCGGAGGATGCCGGCGCCAACTCCGGGTTTGACCGGGCGCTGGCCAAACTGCTGGTACGGGGCGACGAAGCGCTGGCCGAACTCGACCGCGATCCGCTGTCGTTGCGCCGCGCGCACGAAATCGCCGCTGTCGCGCGCGCCGTGGCGCCGGCACAGCTGGATGTCGTGGATTACCTCGAACGCCTGGACCGCACCGACGAAGCACAGGAAGCCAACCGCCTGGGTGAGGAAGCGCTCAATGCCGGCCGTCTGGGCGTGGACGCAACCGCCGGCGAGGCGCTGACCTATTTCCACGCTGCTCTGGCGCTTCGCCCCGGCGACATGCGCGCGCGGCAGGGCGTGGCGGCGGTCGAGAGCGCGTTGATCCGCCGGGCCGAAGTCGCGGCCGATCGCGACGATTACGTCGGCGCGCAACGCGAGCTGGACATCGCCGCCCGGGTGAGGCCGTCCAGCGCCACCATCGACGACGCGCGCGCACGCGTGGCCATGCAGCGGATCGCGCGGGTGAACGCGCTGCGCGATGCCGGCCTGGCGGCGCTTTCGCGGGAGGGCGGTATCGACGAGGCACGGCGTCAGCTCGGCGTGCTGCTGCGCATCGCGCCGACGGGCGATCCGGCGACCGCGGAGTTGCGCGAGCGCATCGACCTGGCGACGCACTACGGCCTGTTCCGACCCGGGCAGGTCTTCACCGACGCCATGCAGAGCGGCGGTCGCGGCCCGCAGCTGGTGGTGATCCCGCACGGCGCATTCCGCATGGGGTCGGAAGAGAACGAAGGCGCCGAATCCGAGCGTCCGGCGCGCAACATCCGGTTCGAGCGCGGTCTGGCGATGTCACGCACGGAGATCACCGTCGGCGAGTTCCGCCGCTTCATGCAGGCCACCAAACACCGCGCCCGCGCGACGCGACGCGGCTATTCGACCGCCTACGACGAGCGCAGTGGCAACCTGGTGCGACGTGGCGGCGTGGACTGGCAGTCCGATTACGCCGGGCAGCCCGCCCGCGACGACCTGCCGGTAGTGCACGTCAGCGCGAAGGACGCACAGGCGTACACCGAATGGCTCTCCACGCAGACCGGTCAGCGTTATCGGCTGGCCAGCGAGGCGGAATTCGAATATGCCCTGCGTGCCGGCGGACGCGGTCGCTATCCGTGGGGCGACGGCGCTCCGCCTGCGCGCGCAGGCAACTTCACCGGCGCCAGGGACGTCTCGCCCAGCGGTCGGCGGTGGCGCAACGCGTTCGCCGGTTACGGCGATGGCGCGTGGGGACCGGCACCCGTGGGCAGCTTCCTGCCCAATGCCTTCGGCATCCACGACCTGTCCGGCAATGTCAGCGAGTGGGTCGCCGACTGCTGGCACGACACCTTCCGTCGCGCACCGCGCGACGGCGCGGCCTGGCTGAATCCCGGTTGCCGTTCCAAGGTGGTGCGGGGCGGCTCATGGGCCAGTTCGCCGGAGCACACCCGGTCGGCGTGGCGACAGAGCAACGACGCCAACGCCACGAGCGCGCGGGTAGGATTCCGCGTGGTCCGGGAAATCTGA
- the phaR gene encoding polyhydroxyalkanoate synthesis repressor PhaR: MASTRVIKKYPNRRLYDTEISSYITIEDVRQLIVDGEEFEVRDARSGDDLTRQVLLQIIAEHEQDGEPVLSTQLLSQIIRFYGDSLQGFMGSYLERSMQVFLDQQQQFRNQMGGILGQTPWALMNQLTERNLQMWNEFQRNLSGNVGQSPSPPPTKAKGEREPSKR; encoded by the coding sequence ATGGCCTCGACGCGCGTCATCAAGAAGTACCCGAACCGACGGCTCTACGACACCGAGATTTCGAGCTACATCACCATCGAGGACGTGCGCCAGCTCATCGTCGATGGCGAGGAGTTCGAGGTGCGTGACGCGCGCAGCGGCGACGACCTCACCCGCCAGGTGCTGCTGCAGATCATCGCCGAGCACGAACAGGACGGCGAACCGGTCCTGTCCACGCAGCTGCTGAGCCAGATCATCCGCTTCTACGGCGATTCGCTGCAGGGCTTCATGGGCAGCTACCTGGAGCGTTCGATGCAGGTCTTCCTGGACCAGCAGCAGCAGTTCCGCAACCAGATGGGCGGCATCCTCGGCCAGACGCCGTGGGCGCTGATGAACCAGCTGACCGAGCGCAACCTGCAGATGTGGAACGAGTTCCAGCGCAACCTGTCCGGCAACGTCGGCCAGAGTCCGTCGCCCCCGCCGACCAAGGCCAAGGGCGAGCGCGAACCCAGCAAGCGCTGA
- a CDS encoding M48 family metallopeptidase, with product MRVDPLGQARQQGRPRRGFGGIRWWILILFAGYAAWSWFGSARVDPYTGETAHYGTTADEEVQLGAQAFQQVLGDANAQGALLPPDAQASRDIREIAQRLIQRVPQVTSALAAQNGQQVPTEHQNFQWDVAVIQSDQANAFCLPGGKMAVYTGLIPVAKTRDAMAVVMGHEIAHALLRHGSQRMAQQKLVQMGQMAAGAAVGGMDPQQQQAVMAALGAGAQYGLVLPYGRNHETQADKVGLMLAAAACYDPKEAIPLWERMSELGGGERPPEFASTHPDPANRIQVLQSLMPQAEQFRAQYCGTGAQATASVR from the coding sequence ATGAGGGTCGATCCTTTGGGCCAGGCGCGACAGCAGGGACGCCCACGACGTGGCTTCGGTGGCATCCGCTGGTGGATCCTGATCCTGTTCGCCGGCTATGCCGCCTGGTCGTGGTTCGGCAGTGCGCGGGTCGATCCCTACACGGGGGAGACCGCGCATTACGGAACCACCGCGGACGAGGAAGTGCAGCTGGGTGCGCAGGCGTTCCAGCAGGTGCTGGGCGATGCCAACGCGCAGGGTGCGCTGTTGCCGCCGGATGCACAGGCCAGCCGTGACATTCGCGAGATCGCCCAGCGGCTCATCCAGCGCGTGCCGCAGGTGACGAGCGCGCTGGCCGCACAGAATGGGCAGCAGGTGCCCACCGAACACCAGAATTTCCAGTGGGACGTGGCGGTGATCCAGTCCGACCAGGCCAATGCGTTCTGCCTGCCCGGCGGCAAGATGGCCGTCTACACCGGCCTGATCCCGGTCGCGAAGACCCGCGACGCGATGGCGGTGGTGATGGGGCACGAGATCGCCCACGCCCTGTTGCGCCACGGCAGCCAGCGCATGGCGCAGCAGAAACTGGTGCAGATGGGGCAGATGGCTGCCGGCGCCGCCGTGGGCGGGATGGATCCGCAGCAGCAGCAGGCGGTCATGGCCGCACTCGGCGCTGGCGCGCAATACGGGCTGGTCCTGCCGTACGGACGCAATCACGAAACGCAGGCCGACAAGGTCGGGCTGATGCTGGCCGCCGCCGCGTGTTACGACCCGAAGGAGGCGATCCCGCTATGGGAGCGGATGTCGGAGCTCGGAGGCGGTGAACGGCCGCCGGAGTTCGCGTCGACCCATCCCGATCCGGCCAACCGCATCCAGGTGTTGCAGTCGCTGATGCCGCAGGCGGAGCAGTTCCGCGCGCAGTACTGTGGCACCGGCGCGCAGGCGACGGCCTCGGTGCGATAA